A stretch of the Bradyrhizobium arachidis genome encodes the following:
- a CDS encoding DUF1345 domain-containing protein, with protein MGIDKDDPVLVRFRNMSRPMRVVYARPRTFIALGTGILVCLLLPGSFRLVTRLLIGWDALIATYLVLVYGMMLNNDHRHIGRAAAMQDDGRFVILLVTAIGAFASIAAIVSELGVPHRGVFELTIAITTIALSWAAVHTTFALHYAHDYYRHPVGGLQFPSGDKDDHADYWDFVYFSFVIGMTAQVSDVGITDKTIRRTATAHGIVSFIYNTALLALTVNIAASAISN; from the coding sequence ATGGGCATCGACAAAGACGATCCTGTCCTTGTCCGCTTCCGAAACATGTCGCGGCCGATGCGCGTGGTTTATGCGCGGCCGCGCACCTTCATCGCGCTCGGTACGGGCATCCTCGTCTGCCTGCTGCTGCCCGGCTCGTTTCGGCTGGTGACGCGGCTGTTGATCGGCTGGGATGCGCTGATCGCGACCTACCTCGTGCTGGTCTACGGCATGATGCTCAACAACGATCACCGCCATATCGGCCGCGCCGCCGCGATGCAGGACGACGGGCGCTTCGTGATCCTGCTGGTGACGGCGATCGGCGCATTCGCGAGCATCGCGGCGATCGTCTCTGAGCTTGGCGTGCCGCACCGCGGCGTGTTCGAACTGACCATCGCGATCACCACCATCGCGCTATCCTGGGCCGCCGTGCACACAACCTTCGCCCTGCACTATGCCCACGACTATTATCGTCACCCGGTCGGCGGACTGCAGTTTCCGAGCGGCGACAAGGACGATCACGCGGACTACTGGGATTTTGTCTATTTCTCGTTCGTCATCGGCATGACCGCGCAGGTCTCCGACGTCGGCATCACCGACAAGACCATCCGCCGCACCGCGACCGCGCACGGCATCGTCTCGTTCATCTACAACACGGCGCTGCTGGCGTTGACGGTGAACATCGCGGCGAGCGCGATTTCAAACTAG
- a CDS encoding caspase family protein — translation MRNLFRFCPLLLAFALLLGAGPAFAAKRVALVLANSAYQNAPQLTNPVNDGSVMAKTLKDAGFDVVDSRHDLSALDTRRALRDFADAARSADIAVVYYAGHGIEVDGSNYLIPVDAKLERDTDVYDEALSLDRVLVAIDPAKQLRLVILDACRDNPFAKSMKRTIASRGIGRGLAQVEPASPNTLIAYSAKAGFTAQDGDGANSPFTVALSNHLTTPGLDVRRAFGFVRDDVLKTTNNKQEPFVYGSLGGDDVPLVPAKVAAVAPTAPPANPQAEVRRDYELALQVGNKAAWDAFLAQHPDGFYSSLARLQVDKIAAEQAHAAAMEKAKQAEAERDRLAAAGAQKDAQAKAEANAKAAEQAQLAAQQAKEQAQKQAAAAEQQRVNLAATTTQDNSAARTAPGGTTVAALTPATSQLDLTKSVQSELGRVGCYSGSADGNWNAASQRSLTLFNRYAGTKLDVKVASTDALDSIKTKQSRVCPMVCEQGYKADGDKCTKIVCRDGYVLNDDNECEKKRAGKPTTAKRDDGQQQQERPARQRAQAGAAAGAGGGQIYCDTLHCRPVARGCRLEFRGGGGPYAIPNAEVCR, via the coding sequence ATGCGCAATCTGTTCAGGTTTTGCCCGCTTCTTCTCGCTTTCGCGCTGTTGCTTGGCGCCGGGCCCGCCTTTGCCGCCAAACGCGTGGCGCTGGTGCTGGCCAATTCCGCCTATCAAAACGCGCCACAGCTTACGAACCCGGTCAACGACGGGAGTGTGATGGCGAAGACGCTGAAGGACGCCGGCTTCGACGTCGTCGACTCCCGCCACGATTTGTCGGCGCTGGATACGCGGCGCGCGCTGCGCGACTTTGCCGATGCCGCGCGCAGCGCCGACATCGCCGTGGTCTATTACGCCGGCCACGGCATCGAGGTCGACGGCTCGAACTATCTGATCCCGGTCGACGCCAAGCTCGAGCGCGATACCGACGTCTATGACGAAGCATTGTCGCTCGACCGCGTGCTGGTCGCGATCGACCCCGCAAAACAGCTTCGGTTGGTGATCCTCGATGCCTGCCGCGACAATCCCTTTGCGAAGTCCATGAAGCGCACGATCGCTTCGCGCGGCATCGGCCGCGGTCTCGCCCAGGTCGAGCCGGCGAGCCCGAACACGCTGATCGCCTATTCCGCGAAGGCCGGCTTTACGGCGCAGGACGGCGACGGCGCCAACAGCCCGTTCACCGTCGCGCTGTCGAACCATCTGACGACGCCCGGCCTCGACGTCCGTCGCGCTTTCGGCTTCGTGCGCGACGACGTGCTCAAGACCACCAACAACAAGCAGGAGCCGTTCGTGTACGGCTCGCTCGGTGGCGACGACGTGCCGCTGGTGCCGGCCAAGGTCGCCGCCGTGGCGCCGACCGCGCCTCCGGCCAATCCGCAGGCCGAGGTGCGGCGCGACTATGAACTTGCGCTCCAGGTCGGCAACAAGGCGGCGTGGGACGCGTTCCTGGCGCAGCATCCGGACGGCTTCTATTCGAGCCTTGCAAGGCTTCAGGTCGACAAGATCGCGGCCGAGCAGGCCCATGCGGCGGCGATGGAGAAGGCCAAGCAGGCGGAGGCCGAGCGCGATCGTCTCGCCGCGGCCGGCGCGCAGAAGGATGCACAGGCCAAAGCCGAAGCCAATGCCAAGGCTGCCGAGCAGGCGCAGCTTGCCGCGCAGCAGGCCAAGGAGCAGGCGCAGAAGCAGGCGGCTGCCGCCGAGCAGCAGCGCGTCAATCTTGCTGCAACGACGACCCAGGACAATTCGGCGGCGCGCACGGCGCCGGGCGGCACTACTGTCGCCGCGCTGACGCCTGCGACCTCGCAGCTCGATCTCACCAAATCGGTGCAATCCGAGCTCGGCCGGGTCGGCTGCTACTCGGGCTCCGCCGACGGCAACTGGAATGCGGCCTCGCAACGTTCGCTGACGCTGTTCAACCGCTATGCCGGCACCAAGCTCGACGTGAAGGTTGCCAGCACCGATGCGCTCGATAGCATCAAGACCAAACAATCGCGCGTCTGCCCGATGGTGTGCGAGCAAGGCTATAAGGCCGACGGCGACAAGTGTACGAAGATCGTCTGCCGCGACGGCTATGTGCTGAACGACGACAATGAGTGCGAGAAGAAGCGTGCGGGCAAGCCCACGACCGCGAAGCGCGATGACGGCCAGCAGCAGCAGGAGCGTCCGGCACGGCAGCGCGCGCAGGCGGGTGCGGCGGCCGGTGCAGGCGGCGGACAGATCTATTGCGACACCCTCCATTGCCGTCCCGTCGCGCGCGGCTGCCGTCTGGAATTCCGCGGCGGCGGCGGCCCCTACGCCATTCCCAATGCCGAGGTCTGCCGGTAG
- a CDS encoding GFA family protein, whose protein sequence is MAALKEKNARILAGECFCRAVRYEVADEFAYALNCHCSNCRRTTGAAFKPFAGIERSKFRVVGGENARLIYGDDTTQETNHDAHCRRCGSLLYSVVRDGQWMHVAMGTLVDAPTIRPTAHIFVGSKAPWYEITDDLPQYQGHVGAG, encoded by the coding sequence ATGGCTGCATTAAAAGAAAAGAACGCTCGTATCCTTGCCGGCGAATGCTTCTGCCGCGCCGTACGATACGAGGTTGCGGACGAATTCGCCTACGCGCTGAACTGCCACTGCTCGAACTGCCGCCGCACCACCGGCGCCGCCTTCAAGCCGTTCGCAGGCATCGAGCGGAGCAAGTTTCGCGTCGTCGGCGGCGAAAACGCGCGCCTGATCTATGGCGATGACACCACCCAAGAAACGAACCATGACGCGCACTGCCGGCGCTGCGGTTCGCTGCTCTATTCCGTGGTGCGCGACGGCCAATGGATGCACGTGGCGATGGGAACGCTGGTCGACGCCCCCACGATCCGGCCGACCGCCCACATTTTCGTGGGCTCCAAGGCGCCCTGGTACGAGATCACGGACGATCTGCCACAATATCAGGGGCATGTCGGCGCCGGGTGA
- a CDS encoding nuclear transport factor 2 family protein has product MSYDRSSVEAVVQGYFDALYEGDADKLGAVFHPSADLRWVEKGELKILTVPDWLAWVRKRASAKAEGKPRDDFIVTIDRSDDKTAFIKVKCQLPPRYFTDYLVAMKLADGWQIVSKSYRYDLKD; this is encoded by the coding sequence ATGAGCTATGACCGTTCGAGCGTCGAGGCCGTGGTGCAGGGCTATTTCGACGCGCTCTACGAAGGCGATGCCGACAAGCTCGGCGCAGTGTTTCACCCCAGCGCTGATCTGCGCTGGGTGGAAAAGGGCGAGCTGAAGATCCTGACCGTGCCGGACTGGCTCGCCTGGGTGCGCAAGCGCGCCTCCGCGAAGGCCGAAGGCAAGCCGCGTGATGATTTCATCGTCACCATAGACCGTTCCGACGACAAGACCGCCTTCATCAAGGTCAAGTGCCAGCTACCGCCGCGCTATTTCACCGACTATCTCGTCGCGATGAAGCTCGCCGACGGCTGGCAGATCGTGTCGAAGTCGTATCGGTATGACCTGAAGGATTGA
- the bla gene encoding class A beta-lactamase — MTLDRRSLLAGLALMAVGPARAQEAPPELEAYERQSGGKIGVHAENLLTGAKLSWRADERFVMCSTFKASLAACVLSRVDRGEEKLDAMISYGKADLLDYAPAAKENLASGAMSVTDMCKAIVEISDNTCANLLLARIGGPAKLTAFWRSIGDNVSRLDHDEPELNRSPPGDPNDTTTPAAMIGNLRRLVIGDALSATSRAQLTEWMVNCKTGANRLRGGLPSSWRIGDKTGNNGRDASGDIAVAWPKPDAPILIAAYTQGGKPDAAQLQAVFAGVGRMVAQKLG; from the coding sequence ATGACCCTGGATCGTCGTTCCCTGCTGGCAGGCCTTGCCCTCATGGCTGTCGGCCCCGCCCGCGCGCAGGAAGCCCCGCCCGAGCTGGAAGCGTACGAGCGCCAGAGCGGCGGCAAGATCGGCGTCCATGCCGAAAACCTCCTAACCGGCGCAAAACTCTCCTGGCGCGCCGACGAACGCTTCGTGATGTGCAGCACCTTCAAGGCCTCGCTCGCGGCCTGCGTGCTGTCACGGGTCGATCGCGGCGAGGAAAAACTCGACGCGATGATCTCTTACGGCAAGGCCGACCTGCTCGACTACGCGCCGGCGGCGAAGGAGAACCTTGCCTCCGGCGCGATGTCTGTCACCGACATGTGCAAGGCGATCGTGGAGATCAGCGACAACACCTGCGCCAATCTGTTGCTGGCGCGAATCGGCGGCCCGGCCAAGCTGACCGCGTTCTGGCGCAGCATCGGCGACAACGTGTCCCGGCTCGATCATGACGAGCCGGAGCTGAACCGCTCGCCGCCCGGCGATCCCAACGACACCACGACGCCGGCGGCAATGATTGGCAATCTCCGTCGCCTCGTCATCGGCGACGCCCTGTCCGCGACGTCGCGCGCGCAGCTCACCGAGTGGATGGTGAATTGCAAGACCGGCGCCAACCGCCTGCGCGGCGGCCTGCCCAGTAGCTGGCGGATCGGCGACAAGACCGGCAACAACGGCAGGGACGCCTCGGGTGACATCGCGGTGGCCTGGCCAAAGCCTGATGCACCGATCCTGATCGCGGCCTATACGCAAGGCGGCAAGCCTGACGCCGCGCAGCTCCAGGCGGTGTTTGCCGGCGTCGGGCGCATGGTGGCACAAAAGCTGGGCTGA
- a CDS encoding Na+/H+ antiporter produces MEAKFQTFLILLAVLAGTALAARRFNVAPAILLMLAGVGLAFVPGMPPVELPPELVLLMVLPPLIYSASVAMSWREFKNNLRPIVLLAVGCVIFTAAMVATAAHYLIGMPWTIGFLMGAIVAPPDVVAPLAIARRLHMPRRLLVILEGEGLANDATALILYRFALAAIMTGSFSLPLAAGEFMLIVAGEIAFGIGVGWLSLRARKWARDPQVELTLSLITPYIAYWLPEHVGGSGVIATVACGLYVSWNGPLWISSATRLQGIFFWDLIIYLIEGILFLLTGFQMRDLYEKSKAFPLDEIMIATAVVMVVIIVARFAWLFPATYLPRMLSKSLRERDPSPPWQWPFTLAFTGVRGAVSLAAALALPFALPGGEAFPYRDLILFVAFGVIFISLIGVGLTLPPVVRWLGIADAGRHEHVAEHEAEISARRQALEAALKSLDTMTEQKDISDEVIRLLRARHEIRTNQLPDSLDPSHHDVSATGTALTRELIAAERKFIHVLLRDGQITDETRRRIERDLDLEEASLANREYKGAPL; encoded by the coding sequence ATGGAAGCCAAATTTCAGACCTTTCTCATCCTGCTTGCGGTGCTTGCGGGCACGGCGCTCGCGGCGCGGCGGTTCAACGTCGCACCGGCCATTCTACTGATGCTCGCAGGCGTCGGGCTCGCCTTCGTGCCGGGCATGCCGCCGGTCGAGCTGCCACCGGAACTCGTGCTCTTGATGGTGCTGCCGCCGCTGATCTACTCGGCGAGCGTCGCCATGAGCTGGCGCGAGTTCAAGAACAATCTGCGCCCGATCGTGCTGCTCGCGGTCGGCTGCGTGATCTTCACCGCGGCGATGGTGGCGACGGCCGCGCACTATCTGATCGGCATGCCCTGGACCATCGGCTTCCTGATGGGCGCGATCGTCGCGCCGCCTGACGTGGTCGCGCCGCTCGCGATCGCGCGCCGGCTACACATGCCGCGACGGCTGCTGGTCATCCTCGAAGGCGAAGGGCTCGCCAACGACGCGACCGCACTGATCCTCTACCGCTTCGCGCTCGCTGCGATCATGACCGGAAGCTTCTCGCTGCCGCTGGCGGCCGGCGAATTCATGCTCATCGTCGCCGGCGAGATCGCGTTCGGCATCGGCGTCGGCTGGCTCTCCTTGCGCGCCCGCAAATGGGCGCGGGATCCGCAGGTCGAGCTCACGCTCTCGCTGATCACGCCCTACATCGCCTATTGGCTGCCCGAGCATGTCGGCGGCTCCGGCGTGATCGCGACTGTCGCCTGCGGCCTCTATGTCAGCTGGAACGGGCCGCTCTGGATCTCGTCGGCCACGCGCCTGCAGGGCATCTTCTTCTGGGACCTGATCATCTATTTGATCGAGGGCATCCTGTTCCTGCTCACCGGCTTCCAGATGCGCGATCTCTACGAGAAGTCGAAGGCGTTTCCGCTGGACGAGATCATGATCGCCACCGCCGTGGTGATGGTCGTGATCATCGTCGCGCGCTTCGCCTGGCTGTTTCCGGCGACCTACCTGCCGCGAATGCTCAGCAAGTCGCTGCGCGAGCGCGATCCGTCGCCGCCCTGGCAATGGCCGTTCACGCTCGCCTTCACCGGCGTGCGCGGCGCCGTCTCGCTCGCGGCCGCGCTCGCGCTGCCGTTCGCCTTGCCCGGCGGCGAGGCCTTCCCCTATCGCGACTTGATCCTGTTCGTCGCCTTCGGCGTCATCTTCATCTCGCTGATCGGTGTCGGCCTCACCTTGCCGCCGGTGGTGCGCTGGCTCGGCATCGCCGATGCCGGCCGCCACGAGCATGTCGCCGAGCATGAGGCCGAGATTTCCGCGCGCAGGCAGGCGCTCGAAGCTGCGCTGAAATCGCTCGACACCATGACCGAACAGAAGGACATCTCGGATGAGGTCATAAGACTGCTGCGGGCTCGCCACGAGATCCGCACCAACCAGCTCCCCGATTCGCTCGACCCCTCGCACCACGACGTCTCCGCCACCGGCACCGCGCTAACCCGCGAGCTGATCGCCGCCGAGCGCAAATTCATCCACGTGTTGCTGCGCGACGGCCAGATTACCGACGAGACCCGCCGCCGCATCGAGCGCGACCTGGATCTGGAAGAAGCAAGCCTCGCGAACCGGGAATATAAGGGGGCGCCGCTGTAG
- a CDS encoding N-acetylmuramoyl-L-alanine amidase: MRQARSIIAGLVAALVVLTLAPAGPSVAATAKKPPLVKPKAKPKPKSKPAPLPAVKCEKPKFRIFVDVGHTSESFGALSARNDPEFGFNLRLAKLIVGKLKSEGFAATRLLVTDGKARVSLLRRVGVANDARADFFLSVHHDSVPDKLLEEWEFEGAKSHFSDRFSGHSLFVSRQNPHFAISMMFARLLGKELKERGLHYATQYTLPLMGRYRHPLLDKDVGVYSYDQLVVLSRTRSAAVLLEGGSIINRDEEMAMNSPERHGLIAAAVADAMKEFCERRQ, translated from the coding sequence TTGCGGCAGGCGCGGAGCATCATCGCCGGCCTCGTCGCAGCGCTCGTCGTGCTGACGCTCGCGCCGGCAGGTCCAAGCGTCGCGGCCACGGCCAAGAAGCCTCCGCTCGTCAAGCCGAAGGCCAAGCCAAAACCGAAGTCAAAGCCGGCGCCGCTGCCGGCGGTGAAGTGCGAGAAGCCAAAGTTCCGGATTTTTGTCGATGTCGGTCACACCTCGGAGTCGTTTGGCGCCTTGAGCGCGCGCAACGATCCCGAATTCGGCTTCAATCTCAGGCTGGCGAAATTGATCGTCGGCAAGCTCAAGTCCGAAGGCTTTGCCGCGACGCGCCTGCTGGTCACGGACGGCAAGGCGAGGGTGAGCCTGCTGAGGCGTGTCGGTGTCGCCAACGACGCGAGAGCGGATTTCTTCCTGTCCGTTCATCACGATTCGGTACCGGACAAATTGCTCGAGGAATGGGAGTTCGAAGGTGCAAAAAGCCATTTTAGCGACCGCTTCTCCGGCCACTCGCTGTTCGTGTCCCGGCAAAACCCGCACTTTGCGATCAGCATGATGTTCGCGCGCCTGCTCGGCAAGGAGCTGAAGGAGCGCGGCCTGCACTATGCGACCCAGTACACACTGCCGCTGATGGGCCGCTACCGGCATCCGCTGCTGGACAAGGATGTCGGTGTCTACAGCTACGACCAGCTCGTCGTGCTCTCCCGCACCAGAAGCGCGGCGGTGTTGCTGGAAGGCGGCTCGATCATCAACCGCGACGAGGAGATGGCGATGAACTCGCCGGAGCGGCATGGGTTGATTGCAGCGGCGGTGGCGGACGCGATGAAGGAGTTTTGCGAGAGGCGGCAGTAG
- a CDS encoding TauD/TfdA family dioxygenase — protein MSSLSGKQGPRYRHMAEDGAAYETIAVEKLTPIIGAEISGVDIGKLVDGEARSNRQMDEIHRALAENLVIFFRDQEITPQQHLAFGRKFGELHFHPAAPHEDEDPALMKIYADKNSPRANGEGWHSDVSCDLEPPMGSILYIKQCPPRGGDTLFANMYAAYEALSDRMKAYLDGLTALHDGEPIYRGLYANYGVADRPSYPNAEHPVVRTHPVTGKKALYVNRGFTRHINGVPRDESDAMLAYLYQHAENPLFQCRFRWTENAIAFWDNRCTQHRAMWDYWPHTRSGTRVTVKGERPV, from the coding sequence ATGAGCTCTTTGTCCGGCAAGCAAGGCCCGCGCTATCGCCACATGGCGGAGGACGGCGCGGCCTATGAGACGATCGCCGTCGAAAAGCTCACGCCGATCATCGGCGCGGAAATCTCCGGTGTCGACATCGGCAAGCTCGTCGATGGCGAGGCGCGCTCCAACCGGCAGATGGACGAGATCCACCGTGCGCTCGCCGAAAACCTCGTCATCTTCTTCCGCGACCAAGAGATCACGCCACAACAACATCTCGCCTTTGGCCGCAAGTTCGGCGAGCTGCACTTTCATCCAGCCGCGCCCCACGAGGATGAAGACCCGGCGCTGATGAAGATCTATGCCGACAAGAACTCGCCGCGGGCGAACGGCGAGGGCTGGCATTCCGACGTGTCGTGTGACCTCGAGCCGCCGATGGGCTCGATCCTCTACATCAAGCAATGCCCGCCGCGCGGAGGCGACACGCTGTTCGCCAACATGTATGCGGCCTATGAGGCGCTGTCGGACCGCATGAAGGCCTATCTCGACGGCCTCACGGCGCTGCATGACGGCGAGCCGATCTATCGCGGGCTCTACGCCAATTACGGCGTCGCCGACAGGCCCTCCTATCCGAACGCCGAGCATCCGGTGGTGCGTACACATCCGGTGACGGGCAAGAAAGCGCTCTACGTCAACCGCGGTTTTACCCGTCACATCAACGGCGTTCCCCGCGACGAGAGCGACGCGATGCTGGCCTATCTCTACCAGCACGCGGAGAACCCGCTGTTCCAATGCCGCTTTCGTTGGACCGAGAACGCCATCGCCTTTTGGGACAACCGCTGCACCCAGCACCGCGCGATGTGGGACTACTGGCCCCACACGAGGTCAGGGACGCGGGTGACGGTGAAGGGGGAGAGGCCGGTATAG
- the ispG gene encoding flavodoxin-dependent (E)-4-hydroxy-3-methylbut-2-enyl-diphosphate synthase — MNKPENTIDSDIAGPQPRHHTTQVKVGNVAVGGGAPIVVQSMTNTDTADIDGTIAQVAALSRAGSEMVRITVDREEAAAAVPHIRDGLLKRGIDTPLIGDFHYIGHKLLAAYPACAEALAKYRINPGNVGFKDKRDTQFADIIEIANKNNKPVRIGANWGSLDQELLSKLMDENAASANPRDARAVMREAMVQSALLSAARAEELGMPKDRIILSAKVSAVQDLIAVYEVLASRSDYAIHLGLTEAGMGTKGIVASSAALGILLQQGIGDTIRISLTPEPGGDRTREVQVGQELLQTMGFRTFVPLVAACPGCGRTTSTTFQELAGSIQDFIREEMPTWKTKYPGVEELNVAVMGCIVNGPGESKHANIGISLPGTGEAPAAPVFVDGKKFRTLRGPTIAADFKALVIDYIDQRYGAKVPVTAAE; from the coding sequence ATGAACAAGCCCGAAAACACCATCGATTCCGACATCGCGGGGCCGCAGCCGCGCCATCACACCACTCAGGTCAAGGTCGGCAACGTCGCCGTCGGCGGCGGCGCGCCGATCGTCGTGCAGTCGATGACCAACACCGACACCGCCGATATCGACGGCACCATCGCCCAGGTCGCAGCGCTGTCCCGCGCCGGCTCCGAGATGGTCCGCATCACCGTGGATCGCGAGGAGGCCGCTGCCGCCGTTCCGCATATCCGCGACGGCCTGCTCAAGCGCGGCATCGATACGCCGCTGATCGGCGACTTCCACTATATCGGCCACAAGCTGCTCGCGGCCTATCCGGCCTGCGCCGAAGCGCTCGCCAAGTATCGCATCAATCCCGGCAATGTCGGTTTCAAGGACAAGCGCGACACGCAATTCGCTGACATCATCGAGATCGCCAACAAGAACAACAAGCCGGTCCGCATCGGCGCGAACTGGGGTTCGCTCGACCAGGAGCTGCTCTCCAAGCTGATGGACGAGAACGCGGCCTCGGCCAATCCGCGCGATGCGCGCGCGGTGATGCGCGAAGCCATGGTGCAGTCCGCGCTGCTCTCGGCGGCGCGCGCCGAAGAGCTCGGCATGCCCAAGGACCGCATCATCCTGTCGGCCAAGGTGTCGGCGGTGCAGGATCTGATCGCGGTCTATGAAGTTCTCGCCAGCCGCTCCGACTACGCCATCCATCTCGGTCTCACCGAAGCCGGCATGGGCACCAAGGGCATCGTCGCCTCGTCCGCCGCGCTCGGCATCCTCTTGCAGCAGGGCATCGGCGACACCATCCGCATCTCGCTGACGCCGGAGCCCGGCGGCGACCGCACCCGCGAGGTGCAGGTCGGCCAGGAGCTGTTGCAGACCATGGGCTTCCGCACCTTCGTGCCGCTGGTCGCGGCGTGCCCCGGCTGCGGCCGCACCACCTCGACCACGTTCCAGGAGCTGGCAGGCTCGATCCAGGATTTCATCCGCGAGGAGATGCCGACCTGGAAGACGAAATATCCGGGCGTCGAAGAGCTCAACGTCGCCGTGATGGGCTGCATCGTCAACGGCCCCGGCGAATCCAAGCACGCCAATATCGGCATCTCCTTGCCCGGCACCGGCGAAGCGCCGGCCGCGCCCGTCTTCGTCGACGGCAAGAAGTTCCGCACGCTGCGCGGTCCGACCATCGCCGCCGACTTCAAGGCGCTGGTGATCGACTACATCGACCAGCGCTACGGCGCCAAGGTGCCGGTGACTGCGGCGGAGTAG
- a CDS encoding DMT family transporter — MKLVLPDIPPMLQAMIRSMGALPVLFIVGTLRGVKFFERDGTWQAGVIAGLMFGVEFVLIYQGIRFTLASRAVVFLYTAPFFVALGSYQVLGERLSGTQWLGLAVSFAGVALAIGVPQADVDAKVLLGDLMIVGGASLWAATTLVAKSTRLRFAAPEKALGYQVAMSIPILGLAAYLFGESITHQPSPLSLTLMVFQAVWVVGTTFTLWFALVKAYSASKLSAFTFITPLFGVVGSYFIMHDNLSLAFGAAALLVIAGLFLVNRPSPVVQAPADALLKVTKT, encoded by the coding sequence GTGAAGCTGGTTCTGCCGGATATCCCGCCGATGCTGCAGGCGATGATCCGCTCGATGGGCGCGCTGCCGGTGCTGTTCATCGTCGGCACCTTGCGCGGCGTAAAATTCTTCGAGCGTGACGGCACATGGCAGGCCGGCGTCATCGCCGGGCTGATGTTCGGCGTGGAGTTCGTCCTGATCTATCAGGGCATTCGCTTCACCTTGGCGTCCCGCGCGGTCGTGTTCCTCTACACCGCGCCGTTCTTCGTCGCACTCGGCTCCTATCAGGTGCTCGGCGAGCGGCTCAGCGGAACGCAATGGCTGGGCCTGGCCGTGAGCTTTGCCGGTGTGGCGCTGGCGATCGGCGTGCCGCAAGCGGACGTCGACGCAAAAGTGCTGCTCGGTGATCTCATGATCGTCGGCGGCGCCTCGCTTTGGGCGGCGACCACGCTGGTTGCCAAGTCGACCCGGCTGCGTTTTGCGGCGCCGGAGAAGGCGCTAGGCTATCAGGTGGCGATGTCGATCCCGATTCTGGGGCTCGCGGCCTATTTGTTCGGCGAATCCATCACGCACCAGCCCAGTCCGCTCTCCCTGACCCTGATGGTGTTTCAGGCCGTCTGGGTGGTCGGAACGACGTTCACGCTTTGGTTCGCGCTGGTAAAGGCTTATTCGGCCAGCAAATTGTCGGCTTTTACCTTCATCACACCTTTGTTTGGCGTGGTGGGTAGTTATTTCATCATGCATGACAATCTAAGCTTGGCCTTCGGTGCCGCGGCGCTCCTTGTAATTGCTGGACTTTTTCTGGTTAATCGGCCGAGTCCGGTGGTGCAGGCGCCCGCTGATGCATTGCTGAAAGTCACCAAAACCTGA
- a CDS encoding Fur family transcriptional regulator, with translation MSLTKPAFPAPDHDHGRCTADALTHAEAVCEQRSQKFTPIRRQVLQALLSSHRPLGAYEVIDELAKSMPRPAPITVYRALDFLMANGLVHRIESRNAYLACAHDHDATSAVAFLICERCGLVGEIQAAPFAQGLNQAARSSGFAPRLSVVEITGTCTHCQTSS, from the coding sequence ATGAGCCTCACAAAGCCGGCATTTCCTGCGCCCGATCACGATCACGGCCGCTGCACTGCGGACGCGCTGACGCATGCCGAAGCGGTTTGCGAGCAGCGGTCGCAAAAGTTCACGCCGATCCGCCGCCAGGTGCTGCAGGCGCTGCTCTCCAGCCACCGGCCGCTCGGCGCCTATGAGGTGATCGACGAGCTCGCGAAGTCGATGCCGCGGCCCGCGCCGATCACGGTCTATCGCGCGCTCGATTTCCTGATGGCCAACGGTCTCGTGCACCGCATCGAAAGCCGCAATGCCTATCTCGCCTGCGCCCACGACCACGACGCGACCTCGGCGGTGGCGTTCCTGATCTGCGAGCGCTGTGGCCTGGTCGGCGAGATCCAGGCCGCGCCCTTCGCGCAAGGCCTCAACCAGGCGGCGCGCAGTTCCGGCTTTGCGCCACGACTGTCCGTGGTCGAGATCACAGGCACCTGCACCCATTGTCAGACAAGCTCATAG
- a CDS encoding MarR family winged helix-turn-helix transcriptional regulator, with translation MSRGSVDHNFLFTLGEVFRLIRVYADKEASRFGITRAQWAVLAKVERSEGMKQSELAELLEMQPITLTRLIDKLCDNDWIERRSDASDRRVNRLYLKKAGRALLGKMSGLRSELTANALDGINPADAHRLLTQLETIKENVRTAIQNSGAEQVRKEPRYG, from the coding sequence ATGAGCCGCGGTTCCGTGGACCACAACTTCCTGTTCACGCTGGGCGAGGTGTTCCGGCTGATCCGGGTCTATGCCGACAAGGAGGCGTCCCGCTTCGGCATCACCCGCGCGCAATGGGCGGTCCTCGCCAAGGTCGAACGCAGCGAAGGCATGAAGCAGTCGGAGCTCGCCGAGCTCCTGGAGATGCAGCCGATCACGCTGACCCGCCTGATCGACAAGCTCTGCGACAACGACTGGATCGAGCGCCGCAGCGACGCCAGCGACCGCCGCGTCAACCGTCTCTATCTGAAGAAGGCCGGGCGCGCCTTGCTCGGCAAGATGAGCGGCCTGCGCTCCGAGCTCACCGCCAACGCGCTCGACGGCATCAACCCGGCCGATGCCCACCGCCTCCTCACCCAACTCGAAACAATCAAGGAAAACGTGCGCACCGCGATCCAGAATTCCGGCGCGGAGCAAGTGCGTAAGGAGCCACGCTATGGCTGA